One Phoenix dactylifera cultivar Barhee BC4 chromosome 14, palm_55x_up_171113_PBpolish2nd_filt_p, whole genome shotgun sequence DNA window includes the following coding sequences:
- the LOC103714562 gene encoding uncharacterized CRM domain-containing protein At3g25440, chloroplastic isoform X9, with translation MEQFSLTGCCSIHTSQPVDNTGQDVVEPQHNAGDVVSVDDNGKAKAKRKKLKGKRAVVRWLKFFRWKKKKEYERMTVEEKILYKLRKARRKEERFVQALKKLEPSETSETTHDPEVLTPEEHFYFLKMGHKCKNYVPVGRRGIFQGVILNMHLHWKKHQTLKVVVKTFTPEEVREIAAELARLSGGIVLDIHEGNTIIMYRGKNYAQPPTEIMSPRVTLSKKKALDKSKYRDALRAVRRYIPKLQQDLEDIQVQMQREGENKGKLSINKESPDAEGNGAISDHQLERFEELEVQEDGSNELEEDESLMESSTWSDSEDLSDIFETDSEGETEDKLEKPLYLDAVERFPSVNGGTPDDFEEHLRQIAAASKIGDSLEKDVKLEELDEIDKIFLRASSLLKRRRR, from the exons ATGGAACAATTCAGTCTTACTGGTTGTTGTAGTATTCATACAAGTCAGCCTGTTGACAACACGGGCCAGGATGTGGTGGAGCCTCAACATAATGCAGGAGATGTGGTCTCTGTTGATGATAATGGTAAAGCCAAAGCAAAGAGAAAAAAGTTGAAAGGAAAAAGAGCAGTAGTAAGGTGGTTGAAGTTCTTCaggtggaagaaaaaaaaggagtatGAAAGAATGACTGTGGAAGAGAAGATTTTATACAAATTAAGGAAG GCTCGTAGGAAGGAAGAGCGATTTGTCCAGGCACTAAAGAAACTTGAACCATCAGAGACATCAGAAACTACACACGACCCGGAGGTACTTACACCTGAAGAGCATTTTTACTTCCTCAAGATGGGCCACAAATGCAAGAACTATGTGCCTGTTGGAAGGCGTGGTATTTTCCAGGGAGTAATTCTGAATATGCATTTGCACTGGAAGAAACATCAAACATTGAAGGTTGTGGTGAAGACATTTACACCGGAGGAGGTTCGCGAGATTGCAGCGGAGTTAGCTAGATTAAGTGGAGGAATTGTGCTTGATATCCATGAAGGAAATACCATCATCATGTACAGGGGGAAAAATTATGCACAGCCACCAACAGAGATAATGTCTCCAAGAGTTACTCTTTCTAAAAAGAAG GCTCTGGATAAATCCAAGTACAGAGATGCCCTCCGGGCTGTCAGAAGGTACATCCCAAAGCTTCAACAAGACCTCGAAGATATTCAAGTGCAGATGCAAAGAGAGGGAGAAAATAAGGGCAAGCTATCAATCAATAAAGAAAGTCCAGATGCTGAAGGTAATGGAGCAAtttccgaccaccagctggaaaGATTTGAGGAGCTCGAGGTGCAAGAAGATGGAAGCAATGAGCTGGAGGAAGATGAATCACTGATGGAGTCGAGCACTTGGTCAGATTCGGAAGATTTGTCAGATATATTTGAAACAGATTCTGAAGGTGAGACAGAGGATAAATTGGAGAAGCCTCTATATTTAGATGCAGTGGAAAGGTTTCCATCGGTAAATGGTGGGACGCCAGATGATTTTGAGGAGCACTTGCGTCAGATTGCTGCTGCATCGAAGATCGGTGATTCATTGGAAAAGGATGTAAAACTAGAAGAGCTTGATGAGATtgacaaaatatttttaagagcTAGCTCTCTTTTGAAGCGAAGGAGAAGATAA
- the LOC103714562 gene encoding uncharacterized CRM domain-containing protein At3g25440, chloroplastic isoform X3 — protein sequence MTMVGHFHSLQILRSLLLTLPHLSSHLSSPLSSYIAPYYKSSGLLEPCKHSLVRRNFIHGFARPALLHGQLKPKTSLGSISSDVLCKVHSKRPIHGLLASMEQFSLTGCCSIHTSQPVDNTGQDVVEPQHNAGDVVSVDDNGKAKAKRKKLKGKRAVVRWLKFFRWKKKKEYERMTVEEKILYKLRKARRKEERFVQALKKLEPSETSETTHDPEVLTPEEHFYFLKMGHKCKNYVPVGRRGIFQGVILNMHLHWKKHQTLKVVVKTFTPEEVREIAAELARLSGGIVLDIHEGNTIIMYRGKNYAQPPTEIMSPRVTLSKKKALDKSKYRDALRAVRRYIPKLQQDLEDIQVQMQREGENKGKLSINKESPDAEGNGAISDHQLERFEELEVQEDGSNELEEDESLMESSTWSDSEDLSDIFETDSEGETEDKLEKPLYLDAVERFPSVNGGTPDDFEEHLRQIAAASKIGDSLEKDVKLEELDEIDKIFLRASSLLKRRRR from the exons ATG ACAATGGTGGGCCATTTTCACTCACTTCAGATACTGAGGAGTTTGTTACTTACCCTTCCCCATTTATCTTCTCACCTCTCATCTCCACTTAG TAGTTATATTGCTCCTTATTACAAGAGCTCTGGTCTCTTGGAACCATGTAAGCATTCATTGGTCAGAAGGAATTTTATACATGGCTTTGCAAGGCCTGCCTTATTGCATGGACAACTGAAGCCTAAGACTTCTTTAGGATCCATAAG TTCTGATGTTTTATGCAAGGTTCATAGTAAAAGACCTATCCATGGGCTTCTTGCCAGTATGGAACAATTCAGTCTTACTGGTTGTTGTAGTATTCATACAAGTCAGCCTGTTGACAACACGGGCCAGGATGTGGTGGAGCCTCAACATAATGCAGGAGATGTGGTCTCTGTTGATGATAATGGTAAAGCCAAAGCAAAGAGAAAAAAGTTGAAAGGAAAAAGAGCAGTAGTAAGGTGGTTGAAGTTCTTCaggtggaagaaaaaaaaggagtatGAAAGAATGACTGTGGAAGAGAAGATTTTATACAAATTAAGGAAG GCTCGTAGGAAGGAAGAGCGATTTGTCCAGGCACTAAAGAAACTTGAACCATCAGAGACATCAGAAACTACACACGACCCGGAGGTACTTACACCTGAAGAGCATTTTTACTTCCTCAAGATGGGCCACAAATGCAAGAACTATGTGCCTGTTGGAAGGCGTGGTATTTTCCAGGGAGTAATTCTGAATATGCATTTGCACTGGAAGAAACATCAAACATTGAAGGTTGTGGTGAAGACATTTACACCGGAGGAGGTTCGCGAGATTGCAGCGGAGTTAGCTAGATTAAGTGGAGGAATTGTGCTTGATATCCATGAAGGAAATACCATCATCATGTACAGGGGGAAAAATTATGCACAGCCACCAACAGAGATAATGTCTCCAAGAGTTACTCTTTCTAAAAAGAAG GCTCTGGATAAATCCAAGTACAGAGATGCCCTCCGGGCTGTCAGAAGGTACATCCCAAAGCTTCAACAAGACCTCGAAGATATTCAAGTGCAGATGCAAAGAGAGGGAGAAAATAAGGGCAAGCTATCAATCAATAAAGAAAGTCCAGATGCTGAAGGTAATGGAGCAAtttccgaccaccagctggaaaGATTTGAGGAGCTCGAGGTGCAAGAAGATGGAAGCAATGAGCTGGAGGAAGATGAATCACTGATGGAGTCGAGCACTTGGTCAGATTCGGAAGATTTGTCAGATATATTTGAAACAGATTCTGAAGGTGAGACAGAGGATAAATTGGAGAAGCCTCTATATTTAGATGCAGTGGAAAGGTTTCCATCGGTAAATGGTGGGACGCCAGATGATTTTGAGGAGCACTTGCGTCAGATTGCTGCTGCATCGAAGATCGGTGATTCATTGGAAAAGGATGTAAAACTAGAAGAGCTTGATGAGATtgacaaaatatttttaagagcTAGCTCTCTTTTGAAGCGAAGGAGAAGATAA
- the LOC103714562 gene encoding uncharacterized CRM domain-containing protein At3g25440, chloroplastic isoform X10: MTVEEKILYKLRKARRKEERFVQALKKLEPSETSETTHDPEVLTPEEHFYFLKMGHKCKNYVPVGRRGIFQGVILNMHLHWKKHQTLKVVVKTFTPEEVREIAAELARLSGGIVLDIHEGNTIIMYRGKNYAQPPTEIMSPRVTLSKKKALDKSKYRDALRAVRRYIPKLQQDLEDIQVQMQREGENKGKLSINKESPDAEGNGAISDHQLERFEELEVQEDGSNELEEDESLMESSTWSDSEDLSDIFETDSEGETEDKLEKPLYLDAVERFPSVNGGTPDDFEEHLRQIAAASKIGDSLEKDVKLEELDEIDKIFLRASSLLKRRRR, translated from the exons ATGACTGTGGAAGAGAAGATTTTATACAAATTAAGGAAG GCTCGTAGGAAGGAAGAGCGATTTGTCCAGGCACTAAAGAAACTTGAACCATCAGAGACATCAGAAACTACACACGACCCGGAGGTACTTACACCTGAAGAGCATTTTTACTTCCTCAAGATGGGCCACAAATGCAAGAACTATGTGCCTGTTGGAAGGCGTGGTATTTTCCAGGGAGTAATTCTGAATATGCATTTGCACTGGAAGAAACATCAAACATTGAAGGTTGTGGTGAAGACATTTACACCGGAGGAGGTTCGCGAGATTGCAGCGGAGTTAGCTAGATTAAGTGGAGGAATTGTGCTTGATATCCATGAAGGAAATACCATCATCATGTACAGGGGGAAAAATTATGCACAGCCACCAACAGAGATAATGTCTCCAAGAGTTACTCTTTCTAAAAAGAAG GCTCTGGATAAATCCAAGTACAGAGATGCCCTCCGGGCTGTCAGAAGGTACATCCCAAAGCTTCAACAAGACCTCGAAGATATTCAAGTGCAGATGCAAAGAGAGGGAGAAAATAAGGGCAAGCTATCAATCAATAAAGAAAGTCCAGATGCTGAAGGTAATGGAGCAAtttccgaccaccagctggaaaGATTTGAGGAGCTCGAGGTGCAAGAAGATGGAAGCAATGAGCTGGAGGAAGATGAATCACTGATGGAGTCGAGCACTTGGTCAGATTCGGAAGATTTGTCAGATATATTTGAAACAGATTCTGAAGGTGAGACAGAGGATAAATTGGAGAAGCCTCTATATTTAGATGCAGTGGAAAGGTTTCCATCGGTAAATGGTGGGACGCCAGATGATTTTGAGGAGCACTTGCGTCAGATTGCTGCTGCATCGAAGATCGGTGATTCATTGGAAAAGGATGTAAAACTAGAAGAGCTTGATGAGATtgacaaaatatttttaagagcTAGCTCTCTTTTGAAGCGAAGGAGAAGATAA